In Hyphomicrobiales bacterium, a single window of DNA contains:
- a CDS encoding heavy metal-binding domain-containing protein gives MRVSTLESIAGRTVDETLGVVRGTIVWSRGLKKFSRGGIRAVEYMSTADVAEGLNKAREDAEAALIRQAEAMGADSIIGVRFEIVEMGSGLFSASAMGTAVRSSAIAAPVPVQTAPVTMPMMAAANDGGAVILPFRMRAAG, from the coding sequence ATGCGAGTTTCTACTCTTGAGTCGATTGCCGGGCGTACGGTGGACGAAACGCTCGGCGTGGTACGCGGCACGATCGTGTGGTCGCGTGGCCTGAAGAAGTTCAGCCGTGGCGGCATACGCGCGGTGGAATACATGAGCACCGCCGATGTGGCTGAAGGCCTCAACAAGGCCCGCGAGGACGCCGAGGCGGCCCTCATTCGCCAGGCGGAAGCCATGGGCGCGGATTCGATCATTGGCGTGCGGTTCGAGATTGTCGAAATGGGCTCCGGTCTTTTCTCGGCGAGCGCCATGGGTACGGCCGTCAGATCGTCCGCCATCGCCGCTCCTGTGCCAGTGCAGACCGCACCAGTGACCATGCCGATGATGGCCGCCGCCAATGACGGTGGCGCCGTGATCCTGCCGTTCCGCATGCGCGCTGCAGGCTGA
- a CDS encoding phosphatidylserine decarboxylase, producing the protein MNIVTSITSSIAPVHREGYPFVLAGVVVTALLFFFGLQTLGWVGVILTLWCAYFFRDPERVTPIRKGLVISPADGRVSSIATVIPPPELDLPREPHVRISVFMNVFDVHVNRAPLDARITRLAYVPGAFLNAELDKASEDNERQALTLELDGGTRVGVVQIAGLVARRIVKFVDENQRLQAGQRFGLIRFGSRVDVFLPQGVKPMICLGQRAIAGETVLADLESTEAQRQGRSS; encoded by the coding sequence ATGAACATCGTCACCAGCATCACGTCCTCCATCGCACCCGTCCACCGCGAAGGTTATCCCTTTGTCCTTGCGGGCGTGGTCGTCACAGCACTCCTGTTCTTCTTCGGGTTGCAGACCCTGGGCTGGGTGGGTGTGATCCTGACCTTGTGGTGCGCCTATTTCTTCCGTGACCCCGAGCGCGTGACGCCGATCCGCAAGGGTCTGGTGATTTCGCCCGCCGATGGCCGCGTCAGTTCCATCGCCACGGTCATTCCGCCGCCAGAGCTTGACCTGCCGCGTGAACCGCATGTGCGCATCTCCGTCTTCATGAATGTCTTCGATGTGCACGTGAACCGGGCGCCGCTGGATGCCCGCATCACCCGTCTGGCCTATGTGCCGGGCGCCTTCCTTAATGCGGAACTGGACAAGGCCAGCGAAGACAATGAGCGTCAGGCGCTCACTTTGGAGCTGGACGGCGGAACGCGTGTGGGCGTGGTGCAGATCGCCGGACTCGTCGCCCGGCGCATCGTGAAATTCGTGGACGAGAACCAGCGCCTGCAGGCCGGTCAGCGCTTCGGCCTGATCCGTTTCGGCAGCCGCGTGGATGTCTTCCTGCCGCAGGGTGTGAAACCCATGATCTGCCTCGGACAGCGGGCCATTGCGGGTGAAACGGTTCTGGCCGATCTCGAGAGCACGGAAGCCCAGCGCCAGGGGCGCAGCAGCTGA
- a CDS encoding phosphatidylcholine/phosphatidylserine synthase yields MQQETDQPHVPAKAFRPVPVRYLLPNLITLLALCSGVTAIRLAMEGRYQVAVAAVILAIFLDAVDGRLARYLKGTSRFGAELDSLADFVNFGVAPAILIYVWSLNAMKPLGWVISLMLAMACALRLARFNVALEDPNKPAYAQRFFTGIPAPAGAGLAMAPMYLGFLDVVADGHVYARFIAPYIVAIAVLMVSRVPTFSGKTVTQVPRELVLPILSTGALIIVCLITFPWETLLLAAVLYAVMIPVSVASYLRHKRRAAAEASPAP; encoded by the coding sequence ATGCAGCAGGAGACGGACCAGCCTCACGTGCCCGCCAAGGCCTTCCGGCCAGTGCCCGTGCGCTATCTCCTGCCCAATCTCATCACACTTCTGGCCCTGTGCAGTGGCGTCACCGCCATCCGCCTCGCCATGGAAGGACGCTACCAGGTGGCCGTGGCTGCCGTGATACTTGCCATCTTCCTTGATGCCGTGGACGGGCGTCTGGCGCGGTATCTGAAGGGCACGTCCCGCTTCGGTGCGGAACTGGATTCTCTGGCCGACTTCGTGAACTTCGGCGTCGCCCCGGCAATCCTGATTTACGTCTGGTCGCTCAACGCCATGAAGCCGTTGGGTTGGGTCATCTCGCTGATGCTGGCCATGGCCTGTGCCCTTCGGCTTGCCCGCTTCAACGTCGCCCTCGAGGATCCCAACAAGCCGGCTTACGCCCAGCGCTTCTTCACCGGCATTCCGGCACCAGCGGGTGCGGGTCTTGCCATGGCTCCGATGTATCTCGGCTTTCTCGACGTGGTGGCTGATGGCCATGTCTATGCGCGGTTCATTGCCCCCTACATCGTGGCAATCGCCGTGCTGATGGTGAGCCGTGTGCCGACCTTCTCCGGCAAGACGGTTACACAGGTGCCGCGCGAGCTGGTGCTGCCCATCCTTTCCACCGGCGCGCTGATCATCGTCTGCCTGATCACCTTCCCGTGGGAAACCTTGCTGCTGGCCGCCGTGCTCTATGCGGTGATGATCCCGGTCAGCGTGGCGAGCTATCTGCGTCACAAGCGGCGGGCCGCCGCCGAGGCCTCTCCCGCGCCATAG